In one Pseudodesulfovibrio tunisiensis genomic region, the following are encoded:
- a CDS encoding motility associated factor glycosyltransferase family protein, producing MTGYPFIKDNIEALKEMGHPVYTWLASGQYDQEDMTSRLFINDLGLHDWRMDNGTGIFEALPPVGAYKNWNPGEKAGTSATIIVGCNLGYGVNHVLMNTPDTHKVILLEPRPEMLMACLGQTDYRPFMEAKKLHLMVPDENYIQEVIRNLDMQFIYGQIHLRGDLPSRQIGPEYAHWTRIIKEKLENFSLELSTLRHRQDTMVSNELKNFRRALNDGSLLQLEGAAQGMGAVILGAGPSIAETAPKLAADPGNMLYTTALQTLPVLQQHGLKPHICLAIDFDDSMLKVYDRLDPEFARDIPLIYSTKLNPEVVERYPGPTVPLWTVGGMGTFVMKDRELVLDAGGNVSLALARFLRWCGVSHIVLAGQDFAYVGARTHANGHHATGNLKFNPRMHQRITDIHGNELISSIQYLTAKREMEEDLTRGNFPVFNLYGGGAPIDGTTPESVEQARMRGHLASTPGSVTRFLAALETCRTIRPRMSAVPQGPSWAASLRNVEKRLRKLFKHVADNQEEIHKTMQQVEEFIKQDALYIPYLYNETVDMAGLTRAKFRYEAKDFQTFRTIMKTVIRKVREVDRHVCPKDTLAA from the coding sequence ATGACAGGCTACCCGTTCATCAAGGACAACATAGAGGCCCTCAAGGAAATGGGCCACCCGGTCTATACCTGGCTTGCCAGCGGCCAGTATGATCAGGAAGACATGACCAGCAGGCTGTTCATCAACGACCTCGGCCTGCACGACTGGCGCATGGACAACGGCACGGGCATTTTCGAGGCCCTGCCACCCGTGGGCGCATACAAGAACTGGAATCCCGGGGAAAAGGCCGGAACCAGCGCCACCATCATCGTGGGCTGCAATCTCGGCTACGGCGTGAACCACGTGCTCATGAACACCCCGGACACGCACAAGGTCATCCTGCTCGAACCCCGGCCCGAAATGCTCATGGCCTGCCTCGGCCAGACCGACTACCGCCCGTTCATGGAAGCGAAGAAGCTGCACCTGATGGTCCCGGACGAAAACTACATTCAGGAAGTCATCCGCAATCTGGACATGCAGTTCATCTACGGCCAGATTCATCTGCGCGGCGACCTGCCCAGCCGACAGATAGGTCCCGAGTACGCGCACTGGACGCGCATCATCAAGGAAAAGCTGGAAAACTTCTCTCTGGAACTGTCCACGCTGCGCCACCGGCAGGACACCATGGTGAGCAACGAACTCAAGAATTTCCGCCGCGCCCTGAACGACGGCAGCCTGCTTCAGCTCGAAGGAGCGGCACAGGGCATGGGCGCGGTCATTCTGGGCGCCGGGCCGAGCATCGCGGAAACCGCACCCAAGCTTGCGGCCGATCCCGGAAACATGCTCTACACCACGGCGCTCCAGACCCTGCCCGTACTTCAGCAGCACGGACTCAAGCCGCACATCTGTCTGGCCATCGACTTCGATGACAGCATGCTCAAGGTCTATGACCGTCTGGACCCGGAATTCGCTCGGGACATTCCCCTGATCTACTCCACCAAGCTCAATCCCGAAGTGGTGGAGCGGTACCCCGGCCCCACCGTTCCTCTGTGGACCGTGGGCGGCATGGGCACCTTCGTGATGAAGGACCGGGAACTGGTTCTGGACGCGGGCGGCAACGTGAGCCTTGCCCTTGCCCGCTTCCTGCGCTGGTGCGGGGTCAGCCACATCGTGCTGGCCGGTCAGGATTTCGCCTATGTGGGCGCACGCACCCATGCCAACGGCCACCACGCCACGGGCAACCTGAAGTTCAATCCGCGCATGCACCAGAGGATCACGGATATCCATGGCAACGAACTCATTTCCTCCATCCAGTACCTGACCGCGAAACGCGAGATGGAAGAAGACCTCACACGCGGAAATTTCCCGGTCTTCAACCTCTACGGTGGCGGTGCGCCCATTGACGGCACCACGCCGGAAAGCGTGGAACAGGCCCGCATGCGGGGTCATCTGGCCTCGACTCCGGGCAGCGTGACCCGATTTCTGGCCGCGCTGGAAACCTGCCGCACGATCCGGCCGCGCATGTCCGCCGTGCCTCAGGGACCCTCCTGGGCCGCTTCCCTGCGCAACGTGGAAAAACGACTCAGGAAGCTGTTCAAGCACGTGGCCGACAATCAGGAGGAAATCCACAAAACAATGCAGCAGGTGGAGGAATTCATAAAGCAGGACGCCCTGTACATTCCCTACCTGTACAATGAAACCGTGGACATGGCCGGTCTGACTCGCGCCAAGTTCCGTTACGAAGCCAAGGATTTCCAGACCTTTCGCACAATCATGAAAACCGTTATCCGCAAGGTCCGGGAAGT
- a CDS encoding cysteine synthase has product MNRDLLSLIGSTPLVEIRRLNPNPNVKILAKLECANLGGSIKDRVARAMIEAAERSGELSPDKIIIEPTSGNTGIGLAMVAAVKGYRIRLIMPETASEERKMIMRAYGAEIELTPGHLATDGAIELAYRLAREEPDKYVLMDQYNNPACIEAHYNGTGLEIWEQTEGKVDYAVVCLGTSGTAMGIAKRLHEMSPTARVAAVEPYAGHKIQGLKNMLESYPPGIYDKKQMDEILHVEDEVAFDYCRRLAREEGIFAGMSSGAALGGAVQLAKRMKSGVIVAIFPDGGERYLSTPLFAPKAASCMSLMDAASATLKPLNASGGLGLYSMGPSLDNISGLDSWRRLVVLDVMRRALSARGIDVTAVAGLADMDDRTLAASRDAGMAWADFAAQTREAIRTKARDMGISEEMLFPLASDSRSTAVDLCRKLLGKGLAYEKLRSVYFDVFRDKRYGEVGTMDLEKVSAGRTVDLGAYVKDNPLDFTLFKRASLMDLKRGEVMETEWGNVRPSWFLQHAAAALDSLSRIDVFIGSETHQFPHLENMRAIWSAARRELQTWVINKMAVDCEGMNLDSVAKTLGGYRAARFWLLSATHSKPLCATPENLAMWTRNWQRVQEGAAALAAMQDAPGDEVSRDVDQAVFDLKAGLRDALEDDLALHRFWAVLFRFIKQANACISESRLTGAEARTCLDQLLAADDILGILDREHLPVPLSGLPDEVQAMVADRQKARQGKDFQASDALRDRLASAGYRVEDTAKGPRVFPI; this is encoded by the coding sequence ATGAATAGAGACCTGCTTTCCCTCATCGGGTCCACACCCCTTGTGGAAATACGCCGCCTGAATCCGAATCCGAACGTCAAGATTTTGGCCAAGCTGGAATGCGCCAATCTGGGCGGCTCCATCAAGGACCGTGTGGCTCGCGCCATGATCGAGGCTGCGGAACGTTCGGGCGAGTTGAGCCCTGACAAGATCATCATCGAGCCCACATCCGGCAATACCGGCATCGGTCTGGCCATGGTGGCCGCGGTCAAGGGATATCGCATCCGGCTGATCATGCCCGAGACCGCCAGCGAGGAGCGCAAGATGATCATGCGCGCCTACGGAGCCGAGATCGAGTTGACTCCCGGCCATCTTGCCACGGACGGGGCCATCGAGCTGGCCTATCGTCTGGCCCGCGAGGAACCGGACAAGTATGTGCTCATGGACCAGTACAACAATCCGGCCTGCATCGAGGCACACTACAACGGCACCGGGCTGGAAATCTGGGAACAGACCGAGGGAAAGGTCGATTACGCCGTGGTGTGTCTGGGCACCTCGGGCACGGCCATGGGCATTGCCAAGCGATTGCACGAGATGAGTCCCACGGCCCGCGTCGCAGCGGTGGAGCCGTATGCCGGGCACAAGATTCAGGGCCTCAAGAACATGCTGGAGTCCTATCCTCCCGGAATTTATGACAAGAAACAGATGGATGAAATCCTGCACGTGGAGGACGAGGTTGCCTTCGACTACTGCCGCAGGCTGGCCCGGGAAGAGGGCATTTTCGCGGGCATGAGTTCGGGGGCTGCCCTTGGCGGAGCTGTGCAGCTCGCCAAACGCATGAAGAGCGGTGTGATCGTGGCCATTTTTCCGGACGGTGGCGAACGCTACCTGAGCACTCCGCTGTTCGCGCCCAAGGCCGCGAGCTGCATGTCCCTGATGGACGCGGCTTCTGCAACGCTCAAGCCGCTGAACGCCTCGGGCGGGTTGGGCCTGTATTCCATGGGGCCGAGTCTCGACAACATTTCCGGCCTTGATTCCTGGCGGCGGCTCGTGGTGCTGGACGTGATGCGTCGCGCCCTGTCTGCCCGCGGGATCGATGTGACTGCCGTGGCCGGGCTGGCCGACATGGACGACCGGACTTTGGCTGCATCGCGCGATGCAGGCATGGCATGGGCGGATTTTGCCGCGCAGACCCGGGAGGCCATTCGGACCAAGGCCAGGGACATGGGCATTTCCGAGGAAATGCTGTTTCCTCTGGCTTCGGATTCCCGCTCCACGGCCGTGGACCTGTGCCGCAAGCTGCTGGGCAAGGGGCTGGCCTATGAAAAGCTGCGTTCCGTGTATTTCGACGTGTTTCGCGACAAGCGGTACGGCGAGGTCGGGACCATGGATCTGGAAAAGGTCTCGGCAGGGCGCACGGTTGATCTGGGTGCCTACGTCAAGGACAACCCCCTTGATTTCACTCTGTTCAAGCGCGCTTCGCTCATGGATTTGAAGCGCGGCGAAGTCATGGAGACCGAATGGGGCAATGTCCGGCCTTCGTGGTTTCTCCAGCACGCTGCTGCGGCGCTGGATTCCCTGTCGCGCATCGACGTGTTCATCGGCAGCGAAACCCACCAGTTTCCGCATCTGGAAAACATGCGCGCCATCTGGAGCGCAGCCCGGCGCGAGTTGCAGACGTGGGTGATCAACAAGATGGCCGTGGATTGCGAGGGCATGAATCTGGATTCCGTGGCCAAGACCTTGGGCGGATATCGGGCTGCTCGATTCTGGCTGCTTTCCGCCACCCATTCCAAGCCGTTGTGCGCCACGCCCGAGAATCTGGCCATGTGGACGCGCAACTGGCAGCGGGTGCAGGAGGGCGCGGCAGCGTTGGCTGCCATGCAGGATGCCCCGGGCGACGAGGTCTCCCGCGATGTGGATCAGGCCGTTTTCGATCTCAAGGCCGGACTGCGTGATGCCTTGGAGGATGATCTGGCCCTGCATCGGTTCTGGGCTGTGCTGTTCCGGTTCATCAAGCAGGCCAACGCCTGTATTTCCGAGTCCCGGTTGACCGGTGCCGAGGCCCGGACCTGCCTTGACCAGTTGCTGGCTGCGGACGACATTCTCGGCATTCTGGATCGGGAGCATCTGCCCGTGCCGCTGTCCGGTCTGCCCGATGAGGTGCAGGCAATGGTGGCGGACCGTCAGAAGGCGCGTCAGGGCAAGGATTTTCAGGCTTCCGACGCCCTTCGGGACCGCTTGGCGTCCGCTGGATACCGTGTTGAGGACACGGCCAAGGGACCGAGGGTCTTTCCCATATAG
- a CDS encoding NirD/YgiW/YdeI family stress tolerance protein — protein sequence MLKAIFFLAFLFDCGISGLTNGEEVVPKHRKVLHRGIVMKRMGMVLILMLVMAGTAMSAVKAESFGPYKATSVAEAKTCGVDTGVVLSGHLVRKVKDNVYLFSDGTGELLLQTEDGALDNVDMQHATVNVNGRIASSFMYTEVEATTVTVQ from the coding sequence ATGTTAAAGGCGATATTTTTTCTGGCTTTTTTGTTTGACTGTGGTATTTCTGGACTCACGAACGGCGAGGAAGTCGTTCCAAAGCACAGGAAAGTTTTACACAGGGGTATAGTCATGAAGCGTATGGGTATGGTTTTGATTCTTATGTTGGTGATGGCTGGAACCGCCATGTCGGCTGTCAAGGCGGAATCCTTCGGACCTTACAAGGCAACCTCCGTGGCCGAGGCCAAGACCTGCGGCGTCGATACCGGCGTGGTGCTCAGCGGCCATCTGGTCCGCAAGGTCAAGGACAACGTGTATCTGTTTTCGGATGGTACCGGCGAACTGCTGCTCCAGACCGAGGACGGCGCACTGGACAACGTGGACATGCAGCACGCCACCGTGAACGTGAACGGCCGGATCGCCAGCAGTTTCATGTACACGGAAGTGGAAGCCACCACGGTCACCGTGCAATAG